The region TGAACGAGGGGCCCGGGCCAATGCGCTTGTGAGATTCTCCCCCCAAGGGCTCccgtcttttcttttctccaACGGGAAACCCTCCCTCCTGGTGCCTTCTCCTGAGCCAAAGGGCTGACAGCGCCCACTTGGTTTCACGTCTTCCTGAAGTGAGACGAAGCAGAACCACTCCTTTGGACATACTGTTCGTCCTGTCTTCGCAGGTCATCCTTCGGGATTTTGCCATTTCCGCTCTCTTTTCTTGCATAATCCGCGTTTGTTTCCCCTAAGTCCACTCTTTTTTCATGACTAGTCAGTTACCGACATCGCCAATCGCCGCCCACGATAACTGCCCTCTGCCAATTGAGGCCGTTGATGATTTTTGCCTCGATCGCGTTACCTACGACCACTTTCATTTTCAGCATTTGCCTTGCTACGACTGCATTTACTGTAACCAGAAAACCCAACAACCAGGTTCAACGCGCGACGCATCACTTTGAACTGTTTTGACTTGCTTTCATCACTGGGAGGGAACTGGAAACCAAGACGGAATCACGCACAGAAGCTCAAGACGATCATACACGCGCGACAACCAGCCGCACAATGGAGTTGTAGCGCTCATTGTCTACTACGAATCATATATCATCGACATTACTCGTCTTACCCGTGTCTATTCGACACCGTGCGCTTGCTGCGAAGGGGCCCTTAGAACTACCAGTGGGGCCCTTCGTTTTCTGAAGCTAGAAAAACTCAACAAAACTACGAATATTCGCTATTGAGCAAAGCTTAGGACGGCTTTAAATCTGGGACAAGGCAAGATGCCTGCGGTAGATGTGGCTATGAAGAGGAGTGTAGGGGAAGGGTTCTTGGACTTGCTGGCTCGCGCGATTCGTCCGGCTCTCGTGCGGAGAAATCTTGAGGGACAGATTGGAGATGTCCGGGCAACATTCGCCAGTTGGGACAGCTGCATGGCGGAATCCTATTGCAAGTGGGTTATTCTCTTTGCCGCCGAGCTTTGGGTATATTGCTGACGCGTTGCTGTTTAGATGGTTAGTAATCGGGCTCATGATTCTTGGGGGTATCATCATTTTCTCAGTGCTATGGTGCATCATTCGCTGCGCGTGCTGCGCCAAATCATGTTGCTGCTCGTGCTTCAAGTGTCTCCAGTGCTGCGGTAATTGCTGTGGGTGCTGTGACCCTCCAAGGGGTGACCGAAGGCAGTATCTTGACGAGCCGTACATCCCGCCAAATCAGGGTTACAAGTCGCAGGAGCCTATGCACCTTGGGTATGACAGTCGCCCTACTGCACCCCCTGTTTTtagtggcggtggtggtggtggtggtggatatgcCGCTTCGACGGGCGTGACAAGCAAACCCCAATATGCTGAATTCGATGTCAGCAAGAACAAGCCTGGAAATGAAGATGCACTTCCCGAGATGCCGAGCTGGGAAGGTGCGGAGAGCAAGAAGATCgtgttggaagaggaggaggaggccgtgGAGATGAACCAGTTGAAGAAGCCCGAAGCCAACTCACCAAACGCGCAAAGCCCGACCATGATGAATGGAGTGGCTGCGGCGGGTGCGATACCTGGGCGTGGTTCTACGAGCCCGAACCCGGGGAGCAGAAGCCCTTACGGACCACCAGGCGCTGGAGCACAATCTAATGGATACTTCCCTCCAGGGGCTGTGGCTAACGATCCATACAACCAGACTGCGCAGAGTTACAACCAGCCAGCGGGTGGTTATGGACAGCCGGGTCAAGGGTACGGTATGGCTCCAGGTGCAAACGGACCAGGTGCAGTGGGAATAGGTGCAATTGGACCAGGCGCAATGGGGCCAGGTGCAATCGGACCAGGACGTAGGTCTCCTGGTAACGTTGGCGGCGGGTATAATACTGGGTATGACAACAATGACTATGGACAGCCGGGCTACGGACAACAGGGCTAtggacagcaacagcaaggtGTGACACCTCGGCAGACGGGACAGGGTGGTGGATATGACAACTATGGCGATATCTACGACAGCTACGGCACTGGGACGAATCAACCGTATGGTGGCGCTCAGGAACTGGACGCTGGCAGCTATGGGCAACCCCCCTCAGCACAACCAGCTGCTGGACCTCAGGCGGGTTATGGAGGAGCCTATGGCCAAGGCCAAAGACGGACACCTGGCCCTCAAGCCGATGCAGGGTATGGCAACCCCAACCAAAGACGGACGCCCGGACCCCAGAGTGATTACAACAATGGCTATGGTGGAAGCCCAAGACGCACCCCTGCGCCTCAGGATAGctacggcggcggcggttaTGATGCTCCCGCCCCAGCATATGGCAGCAGCCAGGACAGACGGTCGCCTGGTCCCCAGCAAGGATACGGccgcccaccccccaacaGACAATACTCGTCGTCTGACTCTCGCGGTCCACAACGTCAGTACTCGGGCAACGACGTGAGCTCGTCCTCCGACAACATGGGAGGGTTTGATTTCGGCACGAGCTATAGCCGTCCatcacaacagcagcaacaaccaagCAGCGGATACGGCCGTCCTCCACAAGCACAGCAGAGCAGTGGATACAGGCAAGCGACGACTCCCGTAGTGGAGGAGCAGAGCGCGGCGTACCCGGGGTATAAGCCTTATTCACCTGGACCTCCCAATTGATAAGTTGGTTTGTGATACCCTGATCTTTTTTGTATAATGGAATGTATTGTACAGTTCCCTATGGGAAGGATGTGTGTTGGCTGCCAGCTGAGCTTGCGGCAGGGGGGATTGGGATGTTCATTGATgatctcttttctttttctcgaAATTTTTGAACATGGTGTGGAGAAGGGGCATGATAGATGGTGTTTTTATGATTATTGTCTTTCGTTTATGATGAttttgggaagaggggggggggggttcaTGTTAAGGCGCTTTTTGCAAAGAGGGTGGGGTTTTCGATTCGAACTTGTGGTACGAAGCAAAGTTGACTTTTATTTTTGGTTTTCTCGGGAAAAAGGGAAACAGACCCTGGTGGTGGCTATttagggtggtggtggcttggaTCGCATTTAATGGGGTCAGTGGTTGTATATAGGTGACCTACGACAGATGTGGTGAATGTACCTGGTTGTTCCTAAGTACGTGGGTGGGCGGTTTTGACCGGTGTTGGGTTGTAGAATGATGTCATTCGCAAAACTGCTGTTAAGCGCTGGGATTGAGGCTTTGTGGTGCATGCGTGCCTTGTTGGCTGcctgggtgatgatgatgccttGGGCTAGTCTTTGGGGGGATTTGCAGTTGTCTGGGAGGGATGTTTGACGTGGTTGACGGTGAGCCAAGGGATAGAGCTCAGAAGGAAGGGTATGCAAACTGACAGGAATAGGGTGAGCCGCTGCTATCAACTCGGCGGTTTGGTATGGAAGGCTCACGAAGCATTAATAAACATGGCCCTGCCTAATAATAAGTCAGGTTTGTCCTCAACAAGATATCTGCATTGTCGAGGACCATGTTGCAAGCGCTGACAACCTCCAGGACTTGGTACGTTGGATGTGTCGGCCAGCTCCCTTGTTATTGACCGTCCATCCAACGGACCATGTAGGAACACGGAAGAAAGGTAGGTAGTTGTGTTACGAGCTGCCCAAcaaggcagaagaagaaaaaactcTTCATCGTCCGCGAGTTCAATCTCGGCCTTTTCTTATTATTATGCTAATCCGCTGAGAATTTCTTTGCAAATGTCATCGGGGTTCCGTATTCCCCGGACTTGGTTCGTACTTTTCGTATACCATGTCCGTTGCCGGAGTAAAGAAAGTCATTCGTTCTCGGAGCGATACAATGATCATGTTTTGGTAATGTATGTGTATTCAGGCAGAATTAGGTGAcacagcagcggcagccagTCAAGGGTCCTCTTcggacttttttttctttctgaAATTCTAGAACATGATTTTCGTCCTCGTTTTTGTGTAACTTGGAAAACTAGCAAATGATGTTGTGCTGTGGTGCTTGTGTAATTGTTGCATTTCCAAGAAGCCCTACAGGTTGGTCCGGTCGATTGTGGGTTGATTGTACACGCAAGCCAAAACAGGTAAGTATGGTTGGTTGGCAGAGGTATATCTTAACGGACTTG is a window of Podospora pseudopauciseta strain CBS 411.78 chromosome 1, whole genome shotgun sequence DNA encoding:
- a CDS encoding hypothetical protein (EggNog:ENOG503P319), which codes for MPAVDVAMKRSVGEGFLDLLARAIRPALVRRNLEGQIGDVRATFASWDSCMAESYCKWLVIGLMILGGIIIFSVLWCIIRCACCAKSCCCSCFKCLQCCGNCCGCCDPPRGDRRQYLDEPYIPPNQGYKSQEPMHLGYDSRPTAPPVFSGGGGGGGGYAASTGVTSKPQYAEFDVSKNKPGNEDALPEMPSWEGAESKKIVLEEEEEAVEMNQLKKPEANSPNAQSPTMMNGVAAAGAIPGRGSTSPNPGSRSPYGPPGAGAQSNGYFPPGAVANDPYNQTAQSYNQPAGGYGQPGQGYGMAPGANGPGAVGIGAIGPGAMGPGAIGPGRRSPGNVGGGYNTGYDNNDYGQPGYGQQGYGQQQQGVTPRQTGQGGGYDNYGDIYDSYGTGTNQPYGGAQELDAGSYGQPPSAQPAAGPQAGYGGAYGQGQRRTPGPQADAGYGNPNQRRTPGPQSDYNNGYGGSPRRTPAPQDSYGGGGYDAPAPAYGSSQDRRSPGPQQGYGRPPPNRQYSSSDSRGPQRQYSGNDVSSSSDNMGGFDFGTSYSRPSQQQQQPSSGYGRPPQAQQSSGYRQATTPVVEEQSAAYPGYKPYSPGPPN